The following proteins are encoded in a genomic region of Glycine soja cultivar W05 chromosome 17, ASM419377v2, whole genome shotgun sequence:
- the LOC114392030 gene encoding pentatricopeptide repeat-containing protein At4g17616: MVLPLTKFILFRNHFFRKFSPLHRIFQGHVCFEQFPFLQKFSTSGHCERLSWERSTEEILLGKLKFALRNHQVQEAWESFHDFRSLYGYPEVHLVNQLIVQLSYSSNHAWMRKTCDLVLQIVREKSGLLHADTLTKLALSLARLQMTCPASVVLRLMLDKGCVPSMHLLSLVVFHIAKTEIGTYLASNYLFQVCDFYNCLNDKKGNHAVKVELDTLVFNLVLDACVRFKLSLKGLSLIELMSMTGTVADAHSIVIISQILEMNGLRDELKELKDHIGRVSSVYVWHYRQFYDSLLSLHFKFNDIDAAAKLVLDMTSSHNYDVKKECEKHLQKPCFIAIGSPFLRTVLKIHIEPELLHKDSVLKVESRQDLIFYKGGKLVLSNSALAKFISGYKKYGRIGELSKLLLSIQGELNSVAGSSLCSDVIGACIQLGWLECAHDILDDVEATGSPMGRDTYMLLVSAYQKGGMQRETKALLKQMKKVGLDKGLSDDAIDEHNLCEETLNSLGKADLAIALVQILKDEDQTVFPLVYNLNSSIFFFCKAGMIEDALRAYRRMVDMKIQPTSQTFAFLMCGYSSLGMYREITILWGDIKRFMRSGNLVGNRDLYELLLLNFLRGGYFERVLEVISHMRDHNMYPDKWMYKNEFLRLHKNLYRSLKASNTRTEAQSKRLEHVQEFRKWVGID; the protein is encoded by the coding sequence ATGGTGCTTCCTTTGACCAAATTCATTTTGTTTCGTAACCATTTCTTCAGAAAGTTTTCACCTTTACACAGGATTTTTCAAGGGCATGTCTGCTTTGAGCAGTTTCCTTTTCTGCAAAAATTTTCCACTTCTGGCCACTGTGAAAGACTATCATGGGAACGTTCCACCGAAGAAATTCTATTGGGGAAGCTTAAATTTGCTTTGAGGAATCACCAGGTGCAAGAAGCATGGGAATCATTTCATGATTTTAGAAGCCTTTATGGTTACCCTGAGGTTCATCTAGTGAACCAGCTCATTGTTCAACTGTCTTATTCTTCTAATCATGCTTGGATGAGAAAAACTTGTGATTTGGTTTTGCAGATTGTTAGAGAGAAATCAGGTTTACTTCATGCTGATACGTTAACCAAACTTGCACTGTCTCTAGCTAGGTTGCAAATGACATGCCCTGCCTCAGTGGTTCTTAGATTGATGCTTGACAAAGGGTGTGTGCCCTCTATGCATTTGTTGTCTTTGGTTGTTTTTCATATTGCGAAGACAGAAATTGGAACATATCTTGCATCTAATTATCTGTTTCAAGTTTGTGATTTTTACAATTGCTTGAATGATAAAAAGGGTAACCATGCGGTCAAGGTCGAGCTGGATACCTTGGTCTTTAACCTTGTTCTTGATGCTTGTGTGAGGTTTAAATTGTCTTTGAAAGGCCTGAGCCTAATTGAATTAATGTCAATGACTGGGACCGTGGCCGATGCACATTCGATTGTGATAATTTCACAGATTCTAGAGATGAATGGTTTGAGAGATGAACTGAAGGAATTGAAAGATCATATTGGCAGAGTTTCGTCTGTTTATGTTTGGCACTATCGTCAGTTTTATGATAGTTTGTTGAGCTTGCACTTTAAATTTAATGACATTGATGCTGCTGCTAAGCTTGTTCTGGATATGACTAGCTCGCATAACTATGATGTTAAAAAAGAATGTGAGAAACATTTGCAAAAGCCTTGCTTTATTGCCATTGGATCTCCTTTCCTTAGGACTGTCTTAAAGATACATATTGAACCTGAGCTACTGCATAAGGATTCTGTCCTTAAAGTGGAAAGCAGACAAGATCTTATTTTCTATAAGGGTGGGAAACTAGTTCTTAGTAATAGTGCTCTGGCTAAATTCATCAGTGGTTACAAGAAATATGGGAGGATTGGTGAACTTTCAAAACTTTTACTTAGTATTCAAGGGGAACTAAATTCAGTGGCAGGGTCCAGTTTGTGTTCTGATGTAATTGGTGCTTGTATTCAGTTAGGATGGCTTGAGTGTGCTCATGACATTTTGGATGATGTTGAGGCCACTGGTTCTCCAATGGGCCGGGATACATATATGTTACTTGTGTCAGCATATCAGAAGGGGGGAATGCAAAGAGAAACAAAGGCACTActgaaacaaatgaaaaaggttGGTTTGGACAAAGGATTATCTGATGATGCTATTGATGAACACAACCTCTGTGAAGAAACATTAAATTCACTTGGTAAAGCTGATTTGGCAATCGCCTTGGTTCAAATATTGAAAGATGAAGATCAGACAGTTTTTCCTTTGGTGTATAACTTAaattcttccattttctttttctgcaaGGCCGGAATGATAGAGGATGCACTAAGGGCATATAGAAGAATGGTCGACATGAAAATTCAACCCACAAGTCAAACTTTTGCTTTTTTGATGTGTGGATATTCTTCTCTTGGTATGTATCGGGAGATCACAATTTTGTGGGGAGACATTAAGAGATTCATGAGGAGTGGCAATTTAGTGGGAAATAGAGATCTGTATGAGTTACTGCTGCTAAATTTTCTTCGAGGTGGTTACTTCGAGAGAGTGCTGGAGGTCATTAGCCATATGAGAGACCATAACATGTATCCTGACAAATGGATGTACAAAAATGAGTTCCTTAGACTTCATAAGAATCTTTATAGGAGCTTAAAGGCATCAAATACAAGAACTGAAGCACAAAGCAAACGGCTTGAGCATGTTCAAGAATTTAGGAAATGGGTGGGTATTGATTAA